In Parabacteroides sp. FAFU027, the following proteins share a genomic window:
- a CDS encoding T9SS type A sorting domain-containing protein: MKMKTSLFVALFALMSLVCVKAQNYSDDFESSSDVPSGWRVANFIGGAQHAALSINTESTLTGVNALEINIADNVGNWFENVAGYSFPANIGDEYIVSFDAKASSEISIPVKLNTDGNEGQTEIISQTLNLTADSQHFSLTTTSGCTKTMNYLFWFELNGKDSGTKIYIDNFSLTNKLAAGIKGASQIGISYYPNPAKNFVFINGGKVGDAVTIYSLAGQLVLSSVIDGKSISLENIKAGAYLLKVGNTTQKLMIEK, from the coding sequence ATGAAAATGAAAACTTCTTTGTTTGTGGCATTATTTGCTTTAATGTCTTTAGTATGTGTGAAAGCACAAAATTACAGTGATGATTTCGAAAGTTCCAGCGATGTTCCTTCGGGATGGAGAGTCGCGAATTTTATTGGGGGGGCTCAGCATGCGGCACTTTCGATAAACACAGAATCAACGCTAACAGGCGTAAATGCTTTGGAAATTAACATAGCTGATAATGTGGGGAATTGGTTCGAAAATGTGGCTGGATATTCCTTCCCTGCAAATATTGGCGATGAGTATATTGTCTCTTTTGATGCTAAAGCCAGCAGTGAGATTTCAATTCCTGTAAAATTAAATACAGATGGTAACGAAGGGCAAACTGAGATTATAAGCCAGACATTAAACCTGACTGCCGATTCTCAACATTTTTCGTTGACTACAACGTCTGGATGTACTAAAACTATGAATTATTTGTTCTGGTTTGAATTAAATGGCAAAGACTCAGGAACTAAAATTTATATTGACAATTTTTCTTTGACGAATAAGCTAGCAGCAGGAATAAAAGGTGCTTCCCAAATAGGCATTAGTTATTATCCTAACCCTGCGAAAAATTTTGTGTTTATTAATGGAGGAAAAGTGGGTGATGCGGTGACGATTTATTCACTTGCAGGTCAGTTGGTTCTTTCATCTGTTATTGATGGCAAATCAATTTCATTGGAAAATATCAAGGCTGGAGCTTATTTGTTAAAAGTAGGCAACACTACTCAGAAGCTGATGATAGAAAAATAA